GAAGGAATTTCCGACTCATGTCTCTTGATAACAGGCGCCAATCCAGCTTAATCTTAGAGTTAAGATTAATCTCGCTCTTGTCCTGATCACATGCAGCGCCGTTTCAATGAGGGCATATTCAAATCCGTGGGAACTCCGGCTTTTTCTCTCGGACAAGATGACCCTCGATTGGACACGCTGATGCCGAGCAACAGTGACAGACTTATCCTTAAGATTAGAATTAATGTTAAAACAAGTCTTACCGTTGTTCCCACCCCGGTCTCGGCGACCCCGGAAGATCATCTGTAGCGTCGAGTAGCTCTTCCTCAGTCGTCCAGGGATAACATCGCCCGTGGAGTTCGAAGAGACGGAAGTCGTTCAGATGCACCCAGCTGTACGACGGAACCTCGATATCGTGCTCCTCAAGCGTGGTTCTCACCACATCGACCGAGATGTCGATCCCAGCGTCGTCCGCTTGTTCGACGAGGGCCTCGAGTTCTGCAGTCTTTGTCTCGTCATCGATGTCGGTGGCAGCTATGATTTGCGCAGCAGCAGCGACTACGTCACGTTCGTCGGTGAGATGGTCCTCCGTTTCCCACTGGTAGGCACGGGGGAAGGCGTACGCCTTTTCGAAGTACTCGGTTTCGCCCAGTTTGCCGAGTTCGTTGATCTCCCCGCCCGCGTCTTGCTCGAACACGGCAGCCACGTAATCGCAGAGTGTCGCCGTGATATGGAACTTCACCCGGAACTCCGGAAGGCGCGGAAGATCGATGTCTGAGAGGTCTCCGATGAGGAAGGCATACGTTCCGTATCGCCGGTTCAGCCGATCACTGACTGCCCGTACTCGGCGGAGATACGGATCACGGTAGCTCCCGAGGACGAGATACGCGGTTTGATCACGGTCGTAGATTGCTGGTGTCTCACTGTTTGCCCACGAGAGGATTCGAACGGCCTCCGTCGATCCGACGTCGAGCCCGCGTAAGGCCTGCTGCACAGCCTTCATGATCTCGCCCGAGTTCGGGGGAACGGATGGAGCACTCATACGCGGGATCAGTACTGGCTGGGTAAAAGACGTTTCTAACTGACTCAGTACTTCGACGATTCTATTGACTTGTTCAACCCAAACCGTTATGCAGTCGAACCCACTACTCTACAGTATGAGCGACACGGCCCCGGAAGGGTTTGAGGACCCCTTCGCAGAGCAGCAGCGGATGCGTGAGCTGCTCTCCCAGGAGACGCGCCACCTCATCTTGCAGTTGATCCTCGGTCACCCAGCACACCTCGCGTCGTTGGCCGAGCTCGACTACATGATTCCGAAGAACGAGGCGGCCATCCTCGACCAGCTCGAGACACTCCAAGAGGCAGGAATCCTCGATGTCTACGTTCACGAACCCAACGTGTCGACGCGAGACCTCCCGTCAAAGTTCTGGGGACCGACCGAGCGTGGGGTTGAGATCCTCTACGAGCATAATTTCCTGCGGGGCGTCCCGGTTGCACGCGCGGTCTACGAGGAGACGAAAAAATCTGAGCGGGTGCAGCGCCACGAGGACGCACCGCGGCCGACGCTTCCCGCAGCCGTTAGAGAGGCACTCGAATTCGACGAACCGGATATGGAAGAGGCTGAGGTTTCCTAGGGTTCGTCAGGATAATCTCGAGGAGAGCGGTTTCTCGCTGCCTCCAGGTTGGCTGGTACTTCGAACGCCATATCCGTCGCTGCGACTGTCGGAAGCGATGGTTAATGGCTGTGAGCGCCTTTTGATCTGAGCTGGTATTCATGGTGTCTTCCCCGATGAATGTTCTCTCAGAGCTACCATGGTAGCTCTAAGCTACCGCTATCTTGGCGCCTTGTTGTGAGACTACGAAAAGACCGTATTTCCCTTAATTCTAATCTTAATGTTAAATATCGTAGAGGAACTCATAGACACACGTACGGTATTGGGAGTTGGCTCTATTGAAAACATTAATAGCTGACACAAACTCCGTGCGAGACAATGAGGCCGTATTCAGCACTACGAGTCTGTTTATTTTCACCCGCCTCCTGCTGGACCAGCCGTTAGAATGAGAGTGCTTATTGTTCGATTAGTTGCTTTTGTTGTTCGAGAGTTTCTTCGTGGTCTTCGATAGCATCGTCACGAGCCTCCGTATCTCCTGCTTGACGATCTGAGAGTTCTTGTAAGCGGTCTCGTTTTCCGTATAGAACGAGGGTGTCATCCGGTTTCATCTCCATCTCCAATTGCGGCGCACCGATGTACGAACCGTTTCGCATAACGCCAAGAACTAACACCCCTTCCGACGGCAAGTCCAATTCTGCAAGCGTTTTCTCGGCGAGCCAGTCACTCGCTTCGATATCAACTTCTGCCACTCGATATTCGCTTTGCAGCCCAAGCAACTGAGCGTAATCTCTGACCTCCAACTCCGTCGTCCGGCTGAGCGCCCATTCGATAAAGGGAGTGACGATGCGGTTGAACCACCGACTCCGTGCGAAAAGGATGATCACACCAGCGCCACCGAGGATGTATGCCAAGTTCAATAGATGGCCGTCACTCGTTTGTGTGAACGAAAGAATGAGTGACGAAATTGCGCCGAGGAGTCCAATACTGCCGAGCCGAATGAGTGCTTTCACGGTCTTTCGACGGCCAGCTGTCGCGACAGTCTGCTCGGCCTCCTCAGTCGTATATCCTGCTCCGGAAAAGGCCGACGTGGCTTGGAAGGAAGCCACATCCGGTGACAGGCCGGTCATCTCCAATGCAATCGAGCCAACACGAACGATCAGCAATGAGAGCGCGAAGATGACCAACAGGGACAGAATCGGATACGTGGCGACCATGGCGACATAACAACGGCTGCATCAGTAAACGTTCCACCGACTGGTGAGTGCAATGACGTTCCTCTGTATCTTGCGCTCTGAGGTCTCGCCAGACGACTGGCTCGTGACCGATTCGCGCTCTACGTTCAGCACGACTCCTGAAACCTCTCAGACCTCAAGTGCTCAACAAAGCCTGGGAGTTCTCATGCTTCCATCCGTAACCAATGATAGCTGAGTCACTACTGTTGACCGGACATATCCAGAATTAATCTTAATATTAGAATTAACTGATGGTCGGGGGAGTTCCCATCTGCTTTAACCAACAGTCTCCATACAATTGGAGCGTGTTGGTTAACTCACTCCCCGAGGAGATCGTCGACTTGCTTCGCGGTCTCTGCTGCCTGGATGTCGGAGTAAGATTCGTGGGTTGTCTCGATACTCGCGTGTCGAAGCGCTGATTGGGCGAGTTCAGCGTGGCCGCTCGCGTAGAGTTCGTGGCCGAGTCCTCGACGAGCACCGTGTGGCTTCAGGTAGTCACCGTCGACGTCGAGGTCAGCGTCCTCACACAGCCGCTTCATCAGGTTGCGAGCACCGTTCGTCGAGAGCGCTGATGGGACGACCTCATGTTCTCGGAGCACTGTGTCGATATCACTGTCGTCGAGGATGGTCTCGATCTCGTCGTCCGAAATTCCCTCGTGGGCCAGCTGCTCGCGAACGGCGCGATATTTCGACGGAGCGTGCCCGCTGGGAAAGACTGGCCACTCGTCGGTCGGTGGACCGAGGACAGTCCTGTACCGCTCTAGTACCGTGGCGGCCCGCTCGGGAAGTTGTGCGTACTCATACTCGCGTGACTTCCCGAGGACGCGGACGGCACCGGCGCCGAGTTGGACGTCTCCCCAGGTGATGCCGTTCCGCTTGTCGTCGGAGGGTTCAGCGAACACCTCTGCGCCGCGAACGCCCGAGAGTCCCAGGAGATAGACGATTGCTCGGTCGCGAAAGGCTCGATTACGACTCACGTCCGCTTCCTCGTCAAGGGCGTGGTCGACACATTCGTCGACGTAGCGCATGATCGCCCGCCGCTCCTTTTCCCGCCAGAACTGCCGGTCGGCGTCACCGAGATCCTCGGGGAGCTCGTCGGTGGCACGCTTCGCTTTGGCCGGATTCGTATCGAGGAGCTCGTCGGCGACGCAGAACGTGAGGAACGCGCGGACGTACGCGTAGTAGGTGGTCGCGGTACTCGCTTTCAAATCGCCGTCGCGGGCCTGCTTTTTGAGATGACGCGCGTATCGGCGGCAGTCGAGGACGTCCAAGTCCTCGAGGTCCGTCACACCGCGCTCCTCGCGCAGCCAGGTTCGCCACGTCGCGAGGGTCGACGCGAAGTTCTTCCTGGAGTTACCAGCCTCGACGCTGTCGAGGTACTGCTGGATGGCCATCTCGACCGGTGTTTCCCCGGGTGTAGCGTCTCCCTCGTCGGGTTCCATGGTTCGTGCTCGACCGACGGCGGCGACCCACGTAAATCTACTGTGTACAACTGGGATAATACACAGTGTATCTAAATCTCCGAATCCTCCCTAAATCGGAGGGTAGAAGGACTATGACCCAGACATTCTGGTTTATAAATCGTATGTGGCTATACGGAGTTTGCGGGGTCCCGAAAGGAGTCACGCATACGTTGATGCTTAGCCGCTCCGTTATTCTCTAGACAGCTATCGAATCCATCCGACAAGTCGTGACGCCCGATCCTTAACGAAACTCCCGGACTGTACCCATGCCAGTTGATCCCGTATGCGGGATGGAAATCCCACCGGACGCTGTAGAACCGACCACCGAGTACGAGGGAGAGTCATTCTACTTCTGTTCGACGGACTGCCTCGAACTATTCGAAGGCGCCCCCAAGAAGTACGTCGAGACTCCTCACCCACATCTCGTCGAGGCGAGTGGAGCCATTCTCCCTCGCCTGCCATATGGCCGCGCAAAAGGCGAATTCGATATCGATATCGAAGATCCCACATCGCTCCAGGAGGGTGACAGCGTCAGTTTCTCGAAGGTAATCACAGACGACGACGTTCGGAAATTCGCCGAAGCGACCAGCGACACGAACGCTCTCCACCTCAACGACGCATTCGCTGAGAAGACGAGGTTCGGCCACCGGATCGTCCACGGGACACTCGTCTCCGGACTGATCAGCGCCGCGCTCGCGTGTTTCCCCGGCCTCACGATCTACATCTCGCAGAACCTCGAGTTCCGACGCCCGGTCGACATCGGCGAATCACTGACGGCTCAATGCAAGATCGTCGACGAACTCGAAGGCGACCGATATCGGCTCACGACGCGCATCGAAAACGACGCTGGTGAGATCGTCCTCGATGGAACAGCGACAGTGCTGATCGACCCGCTCCCGGAGTGACTCGTCCGTACAGCCAGGTTAAGACCATGAATCCGTTCACAGCCCCACTGGAGATTCAATGCAGAATGCTCACCCAGGGAGCGGACGCCGCCGAGAAGATGCGCCTTCTTCCGGATCGGCTCGAAGATCTCGCTTCCGTCGAGGTCGGGCAGACTCCGAGTGAGGTCATCTACTCCGAGAACAAACTCGATCTCCTCCACTACGAGTCACTCACAGACGACCCGCACAACACGCCTCTCCTCGTCGTCTATGCGTTGATCAACCGTCCCTACATCCTTGACCTTCAGTTCGACAAAAGCGTGGTTCGGCGATTTCTCGAGGATGGCTTCGATGTCTATCTCATCGACTGGGGTGAGCCGTCCCAACTCGACGCATCGCTGACGCTGGGCGACTACGTGAATCGGTACATCGACAACTGCGCCGACGTCGTCCGTGAGCGAACTGGCACTGACGCCATCAACATCCTCGGCTACTGCATGGGCGGGACGCTGAGCACGATGTACGCGGCGCTCCATTCAGAGAAGGTTCGTACTCTTGGCCTCATGGCCACGGGATTGTGTTTCGACGATACGGGTGGTATCCTCGAACAATGGGGAAGCAAGGAGTACTTCGATCCAGAAGCGATTACCGAGACGTACGGAAATGTCCCGGCGGAGTTTCTCGCGACGGGGTTCGCCCAGATGAATCCCGTCGACACGTACCTCGGCAAATACACGATTCTGTTCGACAACCTTGACGACAAGACGGCCGTCGAGAACTTCGGCCGTATGGAACGCTGGGTACGTGACGGGGTTGACGTCGCGGGAGAAGCCTACCGCCAGTTCATCGAGGACATTTACCAGAAGAACGCACTCTACCAGAACGAACTGGTACTGGACGGCACCCCTGTCGACATCGGGAATCTCACGATGCCGGTGTTACAGATCATTGGCTCGTTCGACCATCTCATCCCGCCTGACGCGAGCAAGCCCTTCACCGAGGTTATTCCGAGTGAGGACACCGACATCTACGAATTCCCGACCGGCCATGTCGGGATGGCCGTCTCAGGGAAGGCTCACGCGGAGTTGTGGCCTCGTGTCGCGACGTGGTTCCGTGAGCGGTCGGTAACACAGACTGAGGAGTCGGCCACGGTCAGCCAAGATGAGGCTGAAGCGGAGGCTGACCAGGATCAGTCGCTGCAGACGCTCGACGGGATCGGTCCGACGTATGAGGAGCGTCTCCACGACGCCGGGATCACGACGGTGACGCTACTCGTAGCCGCAGACCCAGTCCAGCTTGCTGACCAACTCGGTCTCAGCGAATCACGAGTGACGGCCTGGATTGAGCAAGCGAGGCAGTTCGCGGGTTCGTCCGACGATAGTACTGGAAGTAATTGACCGTCGATTCGTGGCAGTGACGAGCACTCACGTGACGACGATGCCGCCGTCGATCTCCATGTAGGGGTGGCCGTAACCGCAGTAGGTCAGGCAACTCAGCGTGTAATCACCACGTCGTGTCGCACCGAGTTGACGAACAACAGGTCTGGTGGCGCTCTGCGGGAGCGCAACCGAATGCATCATCATGCCACCACCCATGTGAACCTGTCCGGATGGCATGATTGCGAGGCTGTGGTCGGGATACTGCTCGTTCGCCTCCTCCAGCAGTTCGTGAAAGTCGCCGTCGGCCGGGGGCGGGATACGTTCCTCGTTTCGTTCTTCGAGTGTCTCGTGGTCGGGAAGAGCCTCGCGGATCGACGGGGGAAGGGATTGCATGGCTTGACTCGAGAGCGTGTTGAACGAAACGACGCGAAGAACATCGTTCCGTTGCAGGCTGACACGCTCCTGTTCCTCCCCGGAGTCATCGAACATGACGAAGCCCCAGTGGTAGGCTCCGACGTAGATCGTCCTGTCGACGCCGTCGCCACTGCCAGGGAGATTCCCGACGCAGCCAGAGAGACCTGCGATGCCAGCTCCAAGCGCGGTCAAGAACTCCCGCCGCTGTACTGTCGGAGACATGATCGTGCTATTGCGACTCCTCGCCGCTGAGTTTCGTCCGCCGCTCCTCGAACTCTTCGTCGGAGAGATCACCGCGAGCGTACGCCACTCGGAGTTCCTCGAGTGCTCTATCGCCCGTTAGCGATGACCCGACACCGCCGACGAGGCCGCGATAGAGGAGATAGCCGATACCGACGAGGACGACGAGCCAGACGAGCATCATCCCGATACCCCACAGCGGCGAGAGACCGCCAGCCATCCCGCCGCCCCACCACCAGCCCATCATGCCCATCATCGGCATCGCGAACACCATCATCAACAGCGGGAATAGGACGATTACCGCCAGGACGATCAGGACGATGCGGAGCAAGCCGTCGGACGTACGCTCTGTGGACATAGTGAACCACTAGGGAGGTTCGTCGACTGCGTCCATAAGCTTGGTCGGCTGCCAGTACCGCTCCAGTGATGTCTCCTGACTTGGGGGACGGCCGATACGTTGCTTCGGCTCTGTTGAAACCCTCGGTAACTGATAGTTAGTTAGGGGCGTGCTGAATACATAGCGCGTATCTCGCACGGCCCCAGGTTTGGATGAGGTCTATCGAATCGAGGATACTGGACTTACGAGGATTGGTTGGGGATGTTCGTCGGGGTGTTCTCCGGTCGGTCAACAAGAGCAGCGACCACGAGAAGAGCGGCAACGGGTAGGATGAACACGCTGAGGGCGGTTTGCCAAAACCCCAGTAGAAACAGCCCAAAGACGCCTACTGCCGTGAGAGTGGCTCTGTGGAGTACGACACCGGCCCCTCCGAGTACGGCGGCACCTGCGATAATCAAAA
Above is a genomic segment from Halalkalicoccus sp. NIPERK01 containing:
- a CDS encoding MaoC/PaaZ C-terminal domain-containing protein: MPVDPVCGMEIPPDAVEPTTEYEGESFYFCSTDCLELFEGAPKKYVETPHPHLVEASGAILPRLPYGRAKGEFDIDIEDPTSLQEGDSVSFSKVITDDDVRKFAEATSDTNALHLNDAFAEKTRFGHRIVHGTLVSGLISAALACFPGLTIYISQNLEFRRPVDIGESLTAQCKIVDELEGDRYRLTTRIENDAGEIVLDGTATVLIDPLPE
- a CDS encoding tyrosine-type recombinase/integrase gives rise to the protein MEPDEGDATPGETPVEMAIQQYLDSVEAGNSRKNFASTLATWRTWLREERGVTDLEDLDVLDCRRYARHLKKQARDGDLKASTATTYYAYVRAFLTFCVADELLDTNPAKAKRATDELPEDLGDADRQFWREKERRAIMRYVDECVDHALDEEADVSRNRAFRDRAIVYLLGLSGVRGAEVFAEPSDDKRNGITWGDVQLGAGAVRVLGKSREYEYAQLPERAATVLERYRTVLGPPTDEWPVFPSGHAPSKYRAVREQLAHEGISDDEIETILDDSDIDTVLREHEVVPSALSTNGARNLMKRLCEDADLDVDGDYLKPHGARRGLGHELYASGHAELAQSALRHASIETTHESYSDIQAAETAKQVDDLLGE
- the phaC gene encoding class III poly(R)-hydroxyalkanoic acid synthase subunit PhaC, with product MLTQGADAAEKMRLLPDRLEDLASVEVGQTPSEVIYSENKLDLLHYESLTDDPHNTPLLVVYALINRPYILDLQFDKSVVRRFLEDGFDVYLIDWGEPSQLDASLTLGDYVNRYIDNCADVVRERTGTDAINILGYCMGGTLSTMYAALHSEKVRTLGLMATGLCFDDTGGILEQWGSKEYFDPEAITETYGNVPAEFLATGFAQMNPVDTYLGKYTILFDNLDDKTAVENFGRMERWVRDGVDVAGEAYRQFIEDIYQKNALYQNELVLDGTPVDIGNLTMPVLQIIGSFDHLIPPDASKPFTEVIPSEDTDIYEFPTGHVGMAVSGKAHAELWPRVATWFRERSVTQTEESATVSQDEAEAEADQDQSLQTLDGIGPTYEERLHDAGITTVTLLVAADPVQLADQLGLSESRVTAWIEQARQFAGSSDDSTGSN
- a CDS encoding TrkA C-terminal domain-containing protein → MVATYPILSLLVIFALSLLIVRVGSIALEMTGLSPDVASFQATSAFSGAGYTTEEAEQTVATAGRRKTVKALIRLGSIGLLGAISSLILSFTQTSDGHLLNLAYILGGAGVIILFARSRWFNRIVTPFIEWALSRTTELEVRDYAQLLGLQSEYRVAEVDIEASDWLAEKTLAELDLPSEGVLVLGVMRNGSYIGAPQLEMEMKPDDTLVLYGKRDRLQELSDRQAGDTEARDDAIEDHEETLEQQKQLIEQ
- a CDS encoding ArsR family transcriptional regulator; the encoded protein is MSDTAPEGFEDPFAEQQRMRELLSQETRHLILQLILGHPAHLASLAELDYMIPKNEAAILDQLETLQEAGILDVYVHEPNVSTRDLPSKFWGPTERGVEILYEHNFLRGVPVARAVYEETKKSERVQRHEDAPRPTLPAAVREALEFDEPDMEEAEVS
- a CDS encoding SHOCT domain-containing protein — its product is MSTERTSDGLLRIVLIVLAVIVLFPLLMMVFAMPMMGMMGWWWGGGMAGGLSPLWGIGMMLVWLVVLVGIGYLLYRGLVGGVGSSLTGDRALEELRVAYARGDLSDEEFEERRTKLSGEESQ